A single window of Coturnix japonica isolate 7356 chromosome 17, Coturnix japonica 2.1, whole genome shotgun sequence DNA harbors:
- the KCNT1 gene encoding potassium channel subfamily T member 1 isoform X3, with protein sequence MPFSGEERSLQGIYKPAAPAEGRAGGGAAVCPECYTNRTFVYDDGSAHRLSSPGGCGGGDGDGSRKSGVILDIASLKMTELESEVLPLPPRYRFRDLLLGDQSFQSDDRVQVEFYVNENTFKERLKLFFIKNQRSSLRIRLFNFSLKLLTCLLYIVRVLLDNPEEGIGCWECEKQNYTVFNQSTKINWSHIFWVDRKLPLWAVQVSIALISFLETMLLIYLSYKGNIWEQIFRISFILEMINTVPFIITIFWPPLRNLFIPVFLNCWLAKYALENMINDLHRAIQRTQSAMFNQVLILICTLLCLVFTGTCGIQHLERAGEKLSLFKSFYFCIVTFSTVGYGDVTPKIWPSQLLVVIMICVALVVLPLQFEELVYLWMERQKSGGNYSRHRAQTEKHVVLCVSSLKIDLLMDFLNEFYAHPRLQDYYVVILCPTEMDIQVRRVLQIPLWSQRVIYLQGSALKDQDLMRAKMDNGEACFILSSRNEVDRTAADHQTILRAWAVKDFAPNCPLYVQILKPENKFHVKFADHVVCEEECKYAMLALNCVCPATSTLITLLVHTSRGQEGQESPEQWQRMYGRCSGNEVYHIRMGDSKFFMEYEGKSFTYAAFHAHKKYGVCLIGIRREENKSILLNPGPRHIMAASDTCFYINITKEENSAFIFKQEEKQKKKGFAGRGTYDGPSRLPVHSIIASMGTVAMDLQNTECRPTNSSKLALPAENGSGNRRPSIAPVLELADTSSLLPCDLLSDQSEDEMTQSDEEGSAVVEYVKGYPPNSPYIGSSPTLCHLLPEKAPFCCLRLDKGCKHNSFEDAKAYGFKNKLIIVSAETAGNGLYNFIVPLRAYYRSRKELNPIVLLLDNKPEHHFLEAICCFPMVYYMEGTIDNLDSLLQCGIIYADNLVVVDKESTMSAEEDYMADAKTIVNVQTMFRLFPSLSIITELTHPSNMRFMQFRAKDSYSLALSKLEKKERENGSNLAFMFRLPFAAGRVFSISMLDTLLYQSFVKDYMITITRLLLGLDTTPGSGYLCAMKITEDDLWIRTYGRLFQKLCSSSAEIPIGIYRTESHMFATSEPHDIRAQISINVEDCEDTKDVKEHWGIKTGHHRNSCSSDQSEHPLLRRKSMQWARRLSRKGNKHSGKTAEWISQQRLSLYRRSERQELSELVKNRMKHLGLPTTGYEDVANLTASDVMNRVNLGYLQDEMNDHQNTLSYVLINPPPDTRLELNDIVYLIRSDPLAHVANDGQSRKSSCSNKLGPCNPETRDETQL encoded by the exons GGTGCAGGTGGAATTCTACGTCAATGAGAACACCTTCAAGGAGCGCCTGAAGCTCTTCTTCATCAAAAACCAGCGATCGA GTCTGAGGATCCGATTGTTCAACTTCTCCCTGAAGCTGCTCACCTGCCTGCTCTACATCGTGCGTGTGCTGCTCGACAACCCAGAGGAGGGCATAGGATG CTGGGAATGCGAGAAGCAGAACTACACAGTCTTCAATCAGTCCACCAAGATCAACTG GTCACACATCTTCTGGGTAGACAGAAAGCTGCCTCTGTGGGCTGTCCAG GTCAGCATCGCCCTGATCAGCTTTCTGGAGACCATGCTGCTCATCTATCTCAGCTACAAG GGGAACATCTGGGAACAGATTTTCCGCATTTCGTTCATCCTTGAGATGATCAACACAGTGCCCTTCATTATCACA ATATTTTGGCCTCCTCTGCGAAATTTGTTCATCCCTGTCTTTCTGAACTGCTGGCTCGCCAAGTACGCCCTGGAGAACATGATA AATGACCTGCACCGTGCCATCCAGAGGACCCAGTCTGCCATGTTCAACCAGGTGCTCATCCTCATCTGCACCCTTCTGTGTCTCGTCTTCACTGG cacctgcGGCATCCAGCATTTGGAGAGAGCGGGTGAGAAGCTGTCCCTCTTCAAGTCCTTCTACTTTTGCATCGTCACCTTTTCCACTGTGGGCTATGGGGATGTGACACCCAAGATCTGgccttcccagctccttgtTGTCATCATGATCTGTGTTGCACTGGTTGTGCTGCCGCTGCAG TTTGAAGAACTTGTCTACTTGTGGATGGAGCGGCAGAAGTCGGGGGGCAACTACAGCCGGCACCGTGCCCAGACAGAGAAGcatgttgtgttgtgtgtcAGCTCACTGAAGATTGACCTCCTCATGGACTTCCTCAATGAGTTCTATGCCCACCCACGCCTGCAG GACTACTACGTGGTGATCCTCTGCCCCACGGAGATGGACATCCAGGTGCGGCGGGTGCTGCAGATCCCTCTGTGGTCACAGCGGGTGATCTACCTGCAGGGCTCTGCGCTGAAGGACCAGGACCTCATGAGAGCCAA GATGGACAATGGGGAAGCCTGCTTCATTCTCAGCAGCCGGAATGAGGTGGATCGCACAGCAGCG GACCACCAGACCATTCTGAGAGCCTGGGCTGTGAAAGATTTTGCCCCAAACTGCCCTCTCTATGTGCAGATCCTAAAGCCAGAGAACAAGTTTCATGTCAAGTTTGCTG ATCACGTCGTCTGTGAGGAGGAGTGCAAGTACGCCATGCTGGCGCTCAACTGCGTCTGCCCTGCCACCTCCACGCTCATCACGCTGCTGGTGCACACCTCCCGTGGGCA GGAGGGCCAGGAGTCCCCGGAGCAGTGGCAGAGGATGTATGGGCGCTGCTCGGGCAATGAGGTCTACCACATCCGCATGGGTGACAGCAAGTTCTTCATGGAGTACGAGGGGAAGAGCTTCACCTATGCTGCCTTCCATGCGCACAAGAA GTACGGCGTCTGCCTGATTGGCATCCGCAGGGAGGAGAACAAGAGCATCCTGCTGAACCCCGGCCCACGGCACATCATGGCCGCATCTGACACCTGTTTCTACATCAACATCACCAAGGAGGAGAACTCTGCCTTTATCTTcaagcaggaggagaagcagaagaagaagGGCTTTGCAGGCAGGGGCACGTATGATGGCCCTTCTCGCCTGCCCGTGCACAGCATCATCGCCAGTATGG GTACAGTGGCCATGGACCTGCAGAACACCGAGTGCCGCCCCACCAACAGCAGCAAGCTGGCGCTGCCAGCTGAGAACGGCTCAGGCAACCGCCGACCCAGCATCGCGCCCGTGCTTGAGCTGGCTGACACCtcatccctgctgccctgcgACCTGCTCAGCGACCAGTCAGAGGATGAGATGACACAGTCAGACGAGGAGGGCTCAGCGGTGGTGGA GTACGTGAAGGGCTACCCACCCAACTCCCCGTACATCGGCAGCTCGCCAACCCTATGCCACCTCCTGCCTGAGAAAGCCCCATTCTGCTGCCTGCGGCTGGACAAG GGCTGCAAGCACAACAGCTTTGAAGATGCCAAGGCCTATGGCTTTAAGAACAAACTGATCATCGTGTCGGCAGAGACTGCTGGCAATGGGCTGTATAACTTCATCGTCCCACTGCGTGCCTACTATCGGTCTCGCAAAGAGTTGAACCCAATTGTGTTGCTTCTGGACAACAA ACCAGAGCACCACTTTCTGGAAGCCATCTGTTGTTTCCCCATGGTTTACTACATGGAAGGCACCATTGACAA CCTGGATAGCCTGCTGCAGTGCGGCATCATCTACGCTGACAACCTGGTGGTTGTGGACAAGGAGAGCACCATGAGTGCTGAGGAGGACTACATGGCAGATGCAAAGACGATCGTCAATGTCCAGACCATGTTCAG GCTCTTTCCCAGCCTCAGCATCATCACAGAGCTGACCCATCCCTCCAACATGAGGTTCATGCAGTTCAGAGCAAAGGACAGCTACTCCTTAGCCCTTTCCAAGCTAGAGAAG aaAGAGCGCGAGAATGgctccaacctggccttcatGTTCCGCCTGCCCTTTGCTGCAGGGAGGGTCTTCAGCATCAGCATGCTGGACACGCTGCTCTACCAG TCGTTTGTGAAGGACTACATGATCACCATCACCCGGCTGCTGTTGGGCCTTGACACCACGCCGGGCTCTGGCTACCTCTGTGCG ATGAAGATCACAGAGGATGACCTGTGGATCCGGACCTACGGGCGCCTCTTCCAgaagctctgctcctccagcgCTGAGATCCCTATCGGCATTTACCGGACGGAGTCACACATGTTCGCCACCTCCGAG CCCCATGACATCAGAGCACAG ATCTCCATCAACGTGGAGGACTGCGAGGACACGAAGGACGTGAAGGAGCACTGGGGAATCAAGACGGGCCACCACAGGAATTCATGCTCCAGTGACCAGTCCGAGCACCCGCTGCTGCGGCGCAAGAGCATGCAGTGGGCACGTCGGCTGAGCAGGAAGGGCAACAAGCACTCCGGCAAGACAGCCGAGTGGATCAGCCAGCAGCGGCTCAGCCTGTACCGCCGCTCCGAGCGGCAGGAGCTGTCCGAGCTCGTCAAGAACCGCATGAAGCACCTGGGCTTGCCCACCACTGGGTATG AGGATGTAGCAAATTTAACAGCCAGTGATGTGATGAATCGGGTAAACCTGGGATATTTGCAAG ATGAGATGAATGACCACCAGAACACTTTGTCCTATGTCCTGATCAACCCACCCCCAGACACACGGCTGGAGCTGAACGACATCGT gtACCTCATCCGCTCCGACCCGCTGGCACACGTAGCCAACGATGGGCAAAGCCgcaagagcagctgcagcaacaaGCTGGGACCCTGCAACCCTGAGACACGGGATGAGacccagctctga
- the KCNT1 gene encoding potassium channel subfamily T member 1 isoform X4 produces the protein MPFSGEERSLQGIYKPAAPAEGRAGGGAAVCPECYTNRTFVYDDGSAHRLSSPGGCGGGDGDGSRKSGVILDIASLKMTELESEVLPLPPRYRFRDLLLGDQSFQSDDRVQVEFYVNENTFKERLKLFFIKNQRSSLRIRLFNFSLKLLTCLLYIVRVLLDNPEEGIGCWECEKQNYTVFNQSTKINWSHIFWVDRKLPLWAVQVSIALISFLETMLLIYLSYKGNIWEQIFRISFILEMINTVPFIITIFWPPLRNLFIPVFLNCWLAKYALENMINDLHRAIQRTQSAMFNQVLILICTLLCLVFTGTCGIQHLERAGEKLSLFKSFYFCIVTFSTVGYGDVTPKIWPSQLLVVIMICVALVVLPLQFEELVYLWMERQKSGGNYSRHRAQTEKHVVLCVSSLKIDLLMDFLNEFYAHPRLQDYYVVILCPTEMDIQVRRVLQIPLWSQRVIYLQGSALKDQDLMRAKMDNGEACFILSSRNEVDRTAADHQTILRAWAVKDFAPNCPLYVQILKPENKFHVKFADHVVCEEECKYAMLALNCVCPATSTLITLLVHTSRGQEGQESPEQWQRMYGRCSGNEVYHIRMGDSKFFMEYEGKSFTYAAFHAHKKYGVCLIGIRREENKSILLNPGPRHIMAASDTCFYINITKEENSAFIFKQEEKQKKKGFAGRGTYDGPSRLPVHSIIASMGTVAMDLQNTECRPTNSSKLALPAENGSGNRRPSIAPVLELADTSSLLPCDLLSDQSEDEMTQSDEEGSAVVEYVKGYPPNSPYIGSSPTLCHLLPEKAPFCCLRLDKGCKHNSFEDAKAYGFKNKLIIVSAETAGNGLYNFIVPLRAYYRSRKELNPIVLLLDNKPEHHFLEAICCFPMVYYMEGTIDNLDSLLQCGIIYADNLVVVDKESTMSAEEDYMADAKTIVNVQTMFRLFPSLSIITELTHPSNMRFMQFRAKDSYSLALSKLEKKERENGSNLAFMFRLPFAAGRVFSISMLDTLLYQSFVKDYMITITRLLLGLDTTPGSGYLCAMKITEDDLWIRTYGRLFQKLCSSSAEIPIGIYRTESHMFATSEPHDIRAQDCEDTKDVKEHWGIKTGHHRNSCSSDQSEHPLLRRKSMQWARRLSRKGNKHSGKTAEWISQQRLSLYRRSERQELSELVKNRMKHLGLPTTGYEDVANLTASDVMNRVNLGYLQDEMNDHQNTLSYVLINPPPDTRLELNDIVYLIRSDPLAHVANDGQSRKSSCSNKLGPCNPETRDETQL, from the exons GGTGCAGGTGGAATTCTACGTCAATGAGAACACCTTCAAGGAGCGCCTGAAGCTCTTCTTCATCAAAAACCAGCGATCGA GTCTGAGGATCCGATTGTTCAACTTCTCCCTGAAGCTGCTCACCTGCCTGCTCTACATCGTGCGTGTGCTGCTCGACAACCCAGAGGAGGGCATAGGATG CTGGGAATGCGAGAAGCAGAACTACACAGTCTTCAATCAGTCCACCAAGATCAACTG GTCACACATCTTCTGGGTAGACAGAAAGCTGCCTCTGTGGGCTGTCCAG GTCAGCATCGCCCTGATCAGCTTTCTGGAGACCATGCTGCTCATCTATCTCAGCTACAAG GGGAACATCTGGGAACAGATTTTCCGCATTTCGTTCATCCTTGAGATGATCAACACAGTGCCCTTCATTATCACA ATATTTTGGCCTCCTCTGCGAAATTTGTTCATCCCTGTCTTTCTGAACTGCTGGCTCGCCAAGTACGCCCTGGAGAACATGATA AATGACCTGCACCGTGCCATCCAGAGGACCCAGTCTGCCATGTTCAACCAGGTGCTCATCCTCATCTGCACCCTTCTGTGTCTCGTCTTCACTGG cacctgcGGCATCCAGCATTTGGAGAGAGCGGGTGAGAAGCTGTCCCTCTTCAAGTCCTTCTACTTTTGCATCGTCACCTTTTCCACTGTGGGCTATGGGGATGTGACACCCAAGATCTGgccttcccagctccttgtTGTCATCATGATCTGTGTTGCACTGGTTGTGCTGCCGCTGCAG TTTGAAGAACTTGTCTACTTGTGGATGGAGCGGCAGAAGTCGGGGGGCAACTACAGCCGGCACCGTGCCCAGACAGAGAAGcatgttgtgttgtgtgtcAGCTCACTGAAGATTGACCTCCTCATGGACTTCCTCAATGAGTTCTATGCCCACCCACGCCTGCAG GACTACTACGTGGTGATCCTCTGCCCCACGGAGATGGACATCCAGGTGCGGCGGGTGCTGCAGATCCCTCTGTGGTCACAGCGGGTGATCTACCTGCAGGGCTCTGCGCTGAAGGACCAGGACCTCATGAGAGCCAA GATGGACAATGGGGAAGCCTGCTTCATTCTCAGCAGCCGGAATGAGGTGGATCGCACAGCAGCG GACCACCAGACCATTCTGAGAGCCTGGGCTGTGAAAGATTTTGCCCCAAACTGCCCTCTCTATGTGCAGATCCTAAAGCCAGAGAACAAGTTTCATGTCAAGTTTGCTG ATCACGTCGTCTGTGAGGAGGAGTGCAAGTACGCCATGCTGGCGCTCAACTGCGTCTGCCCTGCCACCTCCACGCTCATCACGCTGCTGGTGCACACCTCCCGTGGGCA GGAGGGCCAGGAGTCCCCGGAGCAGTGGCAGAGGATGTATGGGCGCTGCTCGGGCAATGAGGTCTACCACATCCGCATGGGTGACAGCAAGTTCTTCATGGAGTACGAGGGGAAGAGCTTCACCTATGCTGCCTTCCATGCGCACAAGAA GTACGGCGTCTGCCTGATTGGCATCCGCAGGGAGGAGAACAAGAGCATCCTGCTGAACCCCGGCCCACGGCACATCATGGCCGCATCTGACACCTGTTTCTACATCAACATCACCAAGGAGGAGAACTCTGCCTTTATCTTcaagcaggaggagaagcagaagaagaagGGCTTTGCAGGCAGGGGCACGTATGATGGCCCTTCTCGCCTGCCCGTGCACAGCATCATCGCCAGTATGG GTACAGTGGCCATGGACCTGCAGAACACCGAGTGCCGCCCCACCAACAGCAGCAAGCTGGCGCTGCCAGCTGAGAACGGCTCAGGCAACCGCCGACCCAGCATCGCGCCCGTGCTTGAGCTGGCTGACACCtcatccctgctgccctgcgACCTGCTCAGCGACCAGTCAGAGGATGAGATGACACAGTCAGACGAGGAGGGCTCAGCGGTGGTGGA GTACGTGAAGGGCTACCCACCCAACTCCCCGTACATCGGCAGCTCGCCAACCCTATGCCACCTCCTGCCTGAGAAAGCCCCATTCTGCTGCCTGCGGCTGGACAAG GGCTGCAAGCACAACAGCTTTGAAGATGCCAAGGCCTATGGCTTTAAGAACAAACTGATCATCGTGTCGGCAGAGACTGCTGGCAATGGGCTGTATAACTTCATCGTCCCACTGCGTGCCTACTATCGGTCTCGCAAAGAGTTGAACCCAATTGTGTTGCTTCTGGACAACAA ACCAGAGCACCACTTTCTGGAAGCCATCTGTTGTTTCCCCATGGTTTACTACATGGAAGGCACCATTGACAA CCTGGATAGCCTGCTGCAGTGCGGCATCATCTACGCTGACAACCTGGTGGTTGTGGACAAGGAGAGCACCATGAGTGCTGAGGAGGACTACATGGCAGATGCAAAGACGATCGTCAATGTCCAGACCATGTTCAG GCTCTTTCCCAGCCTCAGCATCATCACAGAGCTGACCCATCCCTCCAACATGAGGTTCATGCAGTTCAGAGCAAAGGACAGCTACTCCTTAGCCCTTTCCAAGCTAGAGAAG aaAGAGCGCGAGAATGgctccaacctggccttcatGTTCCGCCTGCCCTTTGCTGCAGGGAGGGTCTTCAGCATCAGCATGCTGGACACGCTGCTCTACCAG TCGTTTGTGAAGGACTACATGATCACCATCACCCGGCTGCTGTTGGGCCTTGACACCACGCCGGGCTCTGGCTACCTCTGTGCG ATGAAGATCACAGAGGATGACCTGTGGATCCGGACCTACGGGCGCCTCTTCCAgaagctctgctcctccagcgCTGAGATCCCTATCGGCATTTACCGGACGGAGTCACACATGTTCGCCACCTCCGAG CCCCATGACATCAGAGCACAG GACTGCGAGGACACGAAGGACGTGAAGGAGCACTGGGGAATCAAGACGGGCCACCACAGGAATTCATGCTCCAGTGACCAGTCCGAGCACCCGCTGCTGCGGCGCAAGAGCATGCAGTGGGCACGTCGGCTGAGCAGGAAGGGCAACAAGCACTCCGGCAAGACAGCCGAGTGGATCAGCCAGCAGCGGCTCAGCCTGTACCGCCGCTCCGAGCGGCAGGAGCTGTCCGAGCTCGTCAAGAACCGCATGAAGCACCTGGGCTTGCCCACCACTGGGTATG AGGATGTAGCAAATTTAACAGCCAGTGATGTGATGAATCGGGTAAACCTGGGATATTTGCAAG ATGAGATGAATGACCACCAGAACACTTTGTCCTATGTCCTGATCAACCCACCCCCAGACACACGGCTGGAGCTGAACGACATCGT gtACCTCATCCGCTCCGACCCGCTGGCACACGTAGCCAACGATGGGCAAAGCCgcaagagcagctgcagcaacaaGCTGGGACCCTGCAACCCTGAGACACGGGATGAGacccagctctga
- the KCNT1 gene encoding potassium channel subfamily T member 1 isoform X1, whose amino-acid sequence MPFSGEERSLQGIYKPAAPAEGRAGGGAAVCPECYTNRTFVYDDGSAHRLSSPGGCGGGDGDGSRKSGVILDIASLKMTELESEVLPLPPRYRFRDLLLGDQSFQSDDRVQVEFYVNENTFKERLKLFFIKNQRSSLRIRLFNFSLKLLTCLLYIVRVLLDNPEEGIGCWECEKQNYTVFNQSTKINWSHIFWVDRKLPLWAVQVSIALISFLETMLLIYLSYKGNIWEQIFRISFILEMINTVPFIITIFWPPLRNLFIPVFLNCWLAKYALENMINDLHRAIQRTQSAMFNQVLILICTLLCLVFTGTCGIQHLERAGEKLSLFKSFYFCIVTFSTVGYGDVTPKIWPSQLLVVIMICVALVVLPLQFEELVYLWMERQKSGGNYSRHRAQTEKHVVLCVSSLKIDLLMDFLNEFYAHPRLQDYYVVILCPTEMDIQVRRVLQIPLWSQRVIYLQGSALKDQDLMRAKMDNGEACFILSSRNEVDRTAADHQTILRAWAVKDFAPNCPLYVQILKPENKFHVKFADHVVCEEECKYAMLALNCVCPATSTLITLLVHTSRGQEGQESPEQWQRMYGRCSGNEVYHIRMGDSKFFMEYEGKSFTYAAFHAHKKYGVCLIGIRREENKSILLNPGPRHIMAASDTCFYINITKEENSAFIFKQEEKQKKKGFAGRGTYDGPSRLPVHSIIASMGTVAMDLQNTECRPTNSSKLALPAENGSGNRRPSIAPVLELADTSSLLPCDLLSDQSEDEMTQSDEEGSAVVEYVKGYPPNSPYIGSSPTLCHLLPEKAPFCCLRLDKGCKHNSFEDAKAYGFKNKLIIVSAETAGNGLYNFIVPLRAYYRSRKELNPIVLLLDNKPEHHFLEAICCFPMVYYMEGTIDNLDSLLQCGIIYADNLVVVDKESTMSAEEDYMADAKTIVNVQTMFRLFPSLSIITELTHPSNMRFMQFRAKDSYSLALSKLEKKERENGSNLAFMFRLPFAAGRVFSISMLDTLLYQSFVKDYMITITRLLLGLDTTPGSGYLCAMKITEDDLWIRTYGRLFQKLCSSSAEIPIGIYRTESHMFATSEPHDIRAQSQISINVEDCEDTKDVKEHWGIKTGHHRNSCSSDQSEHPLLRRKSMQWARRLSRKGNKHSGKTAEWISQQRLSLYRRSERQELSELVKNRMKHLGLPTTGYEDVANLTASDVMNRVNLGYLQDEMNDHQNTLSYVLINPPPDTRLELNDIVYLIRSDPLAHVANDGQSRKSSCSNKLGPCNPETRDETQL is encoded by the exons GGTGCAGGTGGAATTCTACGTCAATGAGAACACCTTCAAGGAGCGCCTGAAGCTCTTCTTCATCAAAAACCAGCGATCGA GTCTGAGGATCCGATTGTTCAACTTCTCCCTGAAGCTGCTCACCTGCCTGCTCTACATCGTGCGTGTGCTGCTCGACAACCCAGAGGAGGGCATAGGATG CTGGGAATGCGAGAAGCAGAACTACACAGTCTTCAATCAGTCCACCAAGATCAACTG GTCACACATCTTCTGGGTAGACAGAAAGCTGCCTCTGTGGGCTGTCCAG GTCAGCATCGCCCTGATCAGCTTTCTGGAGACCATGCTGCTCATCTATCTCAGCTACAAG GGGAACATCTGGGAACAGATTTTCCGCATTTCGTTCATCCTTGAGATGATCAACACAGTGCCCTTCATTATCACA ATATTTTGGCCTCCTCTGCGAAATTTGTTCATCCCTGTCTTTCTGAACTGCTGGCTCGCCAAGTACGCCCTGGAGAACATGATA AATGACCTGCACCGTGCCATCCAGAGGACCCAGTCTGCCATGTTCAACCAGGTGCTCATCCTCATCTGCACCCTTCTGTGTCTCGTCTTCACTGG cacctgcGGCATCCAGCATTTGGAGAGAGCGGGTGAGAAGCTGTCCCTCTTCAAGTCCTTCTACTTTTGCATCGTCACCTTTTCCACTGTGGGCTATGGGGATGTGACACCCAAGATCTGgccttcccagctccttgtTGTCATCATGATCTGTGTTGCACTGGTTGTGCTGCCGCTGCAG TTTGAAGAACTTGTCTACTTGTGGATGGAGCGGCAGAAGTCGGGGGGCAACTACAGCCGGCACCGTGCCCAGACAGAGAAGcatgttgtgttgtgtgtcAGCTCACTGAAGATTGACCTCCTCATGGACTTCCTCAATGAGTTCTATGCCCACCCACGCCTGCAG GACTACTACGTGGTGATCCTCTGCCCCACGGAGATGGACATCCAGGTGCGGCGGGTGCTGCAGATCCCTCTGTGGTCACAGCGGGTGATCTACCTGCAGGGCTCTGCGCTGAAGGACCAGGACCTCATGAGAGCCAA GATGGACAATGGGGAAGCCTGCTTCATTCTCAGCAGCCGGAATGAGGTGGATCGCACAGCAGCG GACCACCAGACCATTCTGAGAGCCTGGGCTGTGAAAGATTTTGCCCCAAACTGCCCTCTCTATGTGCAGATCCTAAAGCCAGAGAACAAGTTTCATGTCAAGTTTGCTG ATCACGTCGTCTGTGAGGAGGAGTGCAAGTACGCCATGCTGGCGCTCAACTGCGTCTGCCCTGCCACCTCCACGCTCATCACGCTGCTGGTGCACACCTCCCGTGGGCA GGAGGGCCAGGAGTCCCCGGAGCAGTGGCAGAGGATGTATGGGCGCTGCTCGGGCAATGAGGTCTACCACATCCGCATGGGTGACAGCAAGTTCTTCATGGAGTACGAGGGGAAGAGCTTCACCTATGCTGCCTTCCATGCGCACAAGAA GTACGGCGTCTGCCTGATTGGCATCCGCAGGGAGGAGAACAAGAGCATCCTGCTGAACCCCGGCCCACGGCACATCATGGCCGCATCTGACACCTGTTTCTACATCAACATCACCAAGGAGGAGAACTCTGCCTTTATCTTcaagcaggaggagaagcagaagaagaagGGCTTTGCAGGCAGGGGCACGTATGATGGCCCTTCTCGCCTGCCCGTGCACAGCATCATCGCCAGTATGG GTACAGTGGCCATGGACCTGCAGAACACCGAGTGCCGCCCCACCAACAGCAGCAAGCTGGCGCTGCCAGCTGAGAACGGCTCAGGCAACCGCCGACCCAGCATCGCGCCCGTGCTTGAGCTGGCTGACACCtcatccctgctgccctgcgACCTGCTCAGCGACCAGTCAGAGGATGAGATGACACAGTCAGACGAGGAGGGCTCAGCGGTGGTGGA GTACGTGAAGGGCTACCCACCCAACTCCCCGTACATCGGCAGCTCGCCAACCCTATGCCACCTCCTGCCTGAGAAAGCCCCATTCTGCTGCCTGCGGCTGGACAAG GGCTGCAAGCACAACAGCTTTGAAGATGCCAAGGCCTATGGCTTTAAGAACAAACTGATCATCGTGTCGGCAGAGACTGCTGGCAATGGGCTGTATAACTTCATCGTCCCACTGCGTGCCTACTATCGGTCTCGCAAAGAGTTGAACCCAATTGTGTTGCTTCTGGACAACAA ACCAGAGCACCACTTTCTGGAAGCCATCTGTTGTTTCCCCATGGTTTACTACATGGAAGGCACCATTGACAA CCTGGATAGCCTGCTGCAGTGCGGCATCATCTACGCTGACAACCTGGTGGTTGTGGACAAGGAGAGCACCATGAGTGCTGAGGAGGACTACATGGCAGATGCAAAGACGATCGTCAATGTCCAGACCATGTTCAG GCTCTTTCCCAGCCTCAGCATCATCACAGAGCTGACCCATCCCTCCAACATGAGGTTCATGCAGTTCAGAGCAAAGGACAGCTACTCCTTAGCCCTTTCCAAGCTAGAGAAG aaAGAGCGCGAGAATGgctccaacctggccttcatGTTCCGCCTGCCCTTTGCTGCAGGGAGGGTCTTCAGCATCAGCATGCTGGACACGCTGCTCTACCAG TCGTTTGTGAAGGACTACATGATCACCATCACCCGGCTGCTGTTGGGCCTTGACACCACGCCGGGCTCTGGCTACCTCTGTGCG ATGAAGATCACAGAGGATGACCTGTGGATCCGGACCTACGGGCGCCTCTTCCAgaagctctgctcctccagcgCTGAGATCCCTATCGGCATTTACCGGACGGAGTCACACATGTTCGCCACCTCCGAG CCCCATGACATCAGAGCACAG TCACAGATCTCCATCAACGTGGAGGACTGCGAGGACACGAAGGACGTGAAGGAGCACTGGGGAATCAAGACGGGCCACCACAGGAATTCATGCTCCAGTGACCAGTCCGAGCACCCGCTGCTGCGGCGCAAGAGCATGCAGTGGGCACGTCGGCTGAGCAGGAAGGGCAACAAGCACTCCGGCAAGACAGCCGAGTGGATCAGCCAGCAGCGGCTCAGCCTGTACCGCCGCTCCGAGCGGCAGGAGCTGTCCGAGCTCGTCAAGAACCGCATGAAGCACCTGGGCTTGCCCACCACTGGGTATG AGGATGTAGCAAATTTAACAGCCAGTGATGTGATGAATCGGGTAAACCTGGGATATTTGCAAG ATGAGATGAATGACCACCAGAACACTTTGTCCTATGTCCTGATCAACCCACCCCCAGACACACGGCTGGAGCTGAACGACATCGT gtACCTCATCCGCTCCGACCCGCTGGCACACGTAGCCAACGATGGGCAAAGCCgcaagagcagctgcagcaacaaGCTGGGACCCTGCAACCCTGAGACACGGGATGAGacccagctctga